A stretch of Rhodothermales bacterium DNA encodes these proteins:
- a CDS encoding DUF5335 family protein, with product MSIKKLEKKSWKAYFNGLSKSYMHHERTDYAEIRVFSPEVGAQPETSWLPLGGITYDDKDDLLEVNVEHLDHLVYQPEEIYVDETPDGVLTTLEIIRKDGIKEIIELR from the coding sequence ATGTCGATCAAGAAACTCGAAAAAAAATCCTGGAAGGCCTATTTCAACGGTCTTTCGAAGTCCTACATGCACCATGAGCGCACGGACTACGCCGAGATCCGGGTCTTTTCCCCGGAGGTCGGCGCTCAGCCCGAAACGAGTTGGTTGCCGCTTGGAGGCATCACCTACGACGATAAGGACGACCTGCTTGAGGTGAATGTCGAGCACCTGGATCACCTCGTCTATCAACCCGAGGAGATTTATGTCGATGAAACGCCCGACGGCGTGCTCACGACGCTGGAGATCATCCGTAAGGACGGCATCAAGGAGATCATTGAACTACGATAG